The following proteins come from a genomic window of Myroides odoratus DSM 2801:
- the ccoS gene encoding cbb3-type cytochrome oxidase assembly protein CcoS encodes MSVIYFLISISVFVAGIFLYIFIRSVKSGQFDDAYTPSVRMLFDDELKKTKPKEEEKDKKINQKENQI; translated from the coding sequence ATGAGTGTTATATATTTCTTAATTAGCATCAGTGTTTTCGTAGCAGGGATCTTTCTCTACATTTTCATTCGATCCGTGAAAAGTGGTCAGTTTGACGACGCTTATACGCCTTCTGTTCGTATGTTGTTTGATGATGAGCTGAAAAAAACGAAACCTAAAGAGGAGGAAAAAGACAAAAAAATTAATCAAAAAGAAAATCAAATATAA